Proteins encoded together in one Branchiostoma floridae strain S238N-H82 chromosome 18, Bfl_VNyyK, whole genome shotgun sequence window:
- the LOC118405561 gene encoding trafficking kinesin-binding protein 1-like isoform X5 yields MQDLEIEEWPFEVETVGKKRVYTLEDIVEWPFEDLCNSPDLPEVEIISLIQEEIPRYKLRADTVFGYENKDWLESPALPPDTPVDLSPEQAEETLKYFALCSDRVAQMTKTYNDIEAVTRLLEEKERDLELAAKIGQSLLERNRLLSQKNDYLEEQLQIVSERNNQLQHELQLKEDLLQIYTQEESLSETDSSCTSPATRHDRTLLLPSGLVNIDALHKKIQTLEEENLHIRSEAAKLKTETVDYEEQEAKLVSDCVKELKEANTQIKQLTEELVRKNEDNARFQEESTSYLAQTIDLNKKLKKSALENEELQQHLRVAKETQQELTEELRDLEEKYQEVMGMLHEAQAEAKTMRKKTQPSSSTKRPYGSTLPGMFPLDSLASEIEHTMRQQIGDGFEGPSPKDQRTNTKRVMDTVRYIRRKPPPGKPIPGSNTTTTMTSMSNSPLCTNTIGSGSSYTSSPPSENYGADDDENSNVTGTDTTSSKSSNLGRPGIPGSNDLETALRRLSLRREAENIFRDRQRERRISECRESDISETSTPDESDSIMSTGSHLSFLSRGSSFSRPYIPEKLQIVKPMEGSMTLHQWQRLATPNLAGVLESQDGVHIKGYRHIEQDFTEEYHLSDVEEDDGCACLELDTRPNLSKSDAAAMIESNDHDDSTSVLSLTRSLSFTSFLAENLCVVIQPTSGSLSTNTTYTYTQCGILHPSDDNTSVSSRRCRKCSCCERWVRAPCIPGYLKTSGWDLLILGLCQACAISSSSGRPVPSVSMLRSQPPAVGTLRRTSISNSCSNLREATSTFSTNTGLAKLLKERGIQAMKPVKRKPERLNVDLKVSTQTTPSASASSLPRQKLHIDLDLNLPSNASINLKVGAPKPPPTPPNSPTKSAPILGTGGINSATFASKLARAMMMTSPNGNSSTDNSKYDIVNKVKEMDIGSMISTCAITTTTTTTSSLPSGPLPSTVMLGTGYRVSSIASPGPMSALSGNFKIPPSPKAQHHGSVRKNASF; encoded by the exons CCCTATGCTCGGATCGTGTGGCCCAGATGACGAAGACGTACAATGACATAGAGGCTGTCACACGACTTCTTGAAGAA AAAGAGCGGGACCTTGAGCTTGCTGCTAAGATTGGCCAATCACTGCTGGAGAGGAATCGACTCCTGAGCCAGAAAAATGATTACCTTGAGGAACAACTGCAGATTGTGTCAGAACGG AACAACCAGCTCCAACATGAGCTCCAGCTGAAGGAAGATCTGCTGCAGATCTACACCCAGGAGGAGTCTCTCAGCGAGACAGACTCCAGCTGCACCTCACCTGCCAC GAGACATGACAGAACACTGCTTTTACCCAGTGGCTTAGTCAACATTGACGCGCTCCACAAGAAGATTCAGACTCTTGAGGAGGAAAACCTACATATTCGGTCGGAG GCTGCAAAGTTGAAGACAGAGACTGTGGACTATGAAGAACAAGAGGCCAAACTGGTTTCCGACTGTGTCAAGGAGCTAA AGGAAGCCAACACTCAAATCAAACAGCTGACTGAAGAGTTGGTGAGGAAGAATGAAGACAATGCGAGGTTTCAGGAGGAATCCACCAGCTACCTGGCACAGACCATCGACCTTAACAAGAAGCTCAAGAAG TCTGCTCTTGAGAATGAAGAACTCCAACAACATCTTCGAGTTGCCAAAGAAACACAGCAAGAACTTACAGAAGAG CTCCGTGACCTTGAGGAGAAGTACCAGGAGGTCATGGGGATGTTGCATGAGGCACAG GCGGAGGCAAAGACGATGCGGAAAAAGACCCAACCCAGCTCCTCTACCAAGAGGCCATACGGCAGCACTCTCCCCGGCATGTTTcctctg GACTCCCTGGCTTCAGAGATAGAACACACTATGAGACAACAAATAGGAGATGGCTTTGAAGGTCCCTCACCAAAAGACCAAAG AACCAACACCAAGAGAGTGATGGACACAGTCCGCTACATCAGGAGAAAGCCGCCCCCTGGGAAACCTATCCCAGGATCcaacaccaccaccaccatgaCCAGTATGAGCAACAGTCCGCTCTGCACCAACACCATCGGCTCAGGCAGTTCTTACACCAGCAGCCCGCCTAGTGAGAACTACGGTGCTGATGACGACGAAAACAGTAACGTTACTGGAAC GGATACCACTTCTAGTAAATCAAGCAACCTGGGGCGACCAGGCATCCCTGGATCCAACGACCTTGAAACGGCCTTGAGGAGACTCAGCTTGCGGCGAGAGGCGGAGAACATCTTCCGAGATCGACAGCGGGAGAGGCGGATATCAGAATGTAGAGAGTCGGACATTTCAGAAACGTCCACGCCTGATGAGAGCGATAGCATCATGTCGACGGGCAGCCATTTGTCGTTTCTTTCGCGTGGGTCGTCGTTCTCGCGCCCGTACATTCCAGAGAAACTGCAGATAGTGAAACCTATGGAGG GTTCCATGACCCTGCACCAGTGGCAGAGACTGGCGACCCCTAACCTTGCGGGGGTCCTGGAGTCGCAGGACGGCGTGCACATTAAGGGGTACCGCCACATCGAACAGGACTTCACCGAGGAGTACCATCTCAGCGATGTAGAGGAGGACGATGGAT GTGCTTGTCTGGAGCTCGACACTAGACCAAATTTGTCCAAAAGTGACGCAGCAGCCATGATAGAAAGTAACGATCACGATGACAGCACGAGTGTCCTTAGTTTGACACGATCTCTCAGTTTTACGTCCTTCCTTGCCGAGAATTTGTGTG TTGTGATCCAGCCGACGTCGGGCTCCCTGTCTACGAACACGACCTACACCTACACGCAGTGCGGCATCCTGCACCCGTCAGACGACAATACAAGTGTCAGCTCAAG GAGGTGTAGAAAGTGTTCTTGTTGTGAGAGATG GGTTAGAGCTCCATGTATACCAGG GTATTTAAAGACCTCAGGTTGGGATCTGTTAATACTTGGCCTGTGCCAAGCCTGTGCCATAAG CTCTAGCTCAGGAAGACCAGTGCCATCCGTCAGCATGTTGCGTAGCCAGCCCCCCGCGGTCGGCACCCTCCGTCGTACCTCCATCTCCAACTCCTGCTCCAACCTGCGGGAGGCCACCAGCACCTTCAGCACTAACACTGGACTTGCCAAGCTTCTCAAGGAACGCGGGATCCAGGCCATGAAACCTGTCAAACGAAAACCCGAGAGACTAAACGTGGACTTGAAAGTTTCGACGCAGACCACGCCGTCTGCTTCTGCATCGTCGTTGCCCAGGCAAAAGCTGCATATTGATTTGGATCTGAATTTGCCCTCCAATGCCAGCATTAACCTGAAAGTTGGAGCACCCAAACCGCCCCCGACTCCTCCCAACTCGCCCACAAAATCGGCCCCGATCCTGGGAACCGGCGGAATCAACTCTGCGACATTCGCAAGCAAGCTAGCACGAGCCAtgatgatgacgtcacccaACGGAAACAGCAGCACGGACAACTCCAAATACGACATCGTCAATAAGGTAAAAGAAATGGACATTGGCAGTATGATATCGACATGCGCCATCACGACAACCACCACCACCACGTCGTCACTTCCGAGCGGGCCGTTACCGAGTACAGTGATGTTAGGAACGGGGTACAGAGTGAGCTCTATCGCATCTCCTGGCCCAATGTCAGCGCTAAGCGGGAATTTCAAGATCCCACCGTCCCCAAAAGCACAACATCACGGATCAGTGAGAAAGAATGCCTCATTCTGA
- the LOC118405561 gene encoding trafficking kinesin-binding protein 1-like isoform X6, which yields MQDLEIEEWPFEVETVGKKRVYTLEDIVEWPFEDLCNSPDLPEVEIISLIQEEIPRYKLRADTVFGYENKDWLESPALPPDTPVDLSPEQAEETLKYFALCSDRVAQMTKTYNDIEAVTRLLEEKERDLELAAKIGQSLLERNRLLSQKNDYLEEQLQIVSERNNQLQHELQLKEDLLQIYTQEESLSETDSSCTSPATGLIHIDVLQRKIKTLEEENFQIICEDLFSVQKAVKESTLDALWAMKTAAKLKTETVDYEEQEAKLVSDCVKELSTFQDELKEANTQIKQLTEELVRKNEDNARFQEESTSYLAQTIDLNKKLKKSALENEELQQHLRVAKETQQELTEELRDLEEKYQEVMGMLHEAQAEAKTMRKKTQPSSSTKRPYGSTLPGMFPLDSLASEIEHTMRQQIGDGFEGPSPKDQRTNTKRVMDTVRYIRRKPPPGKPIPGSNTTTTMTSMSNSPLCTNTIGSGSSYTSSPPSENYGADDDENSNVTGTDTTSSKSSNLGRPGIPGSNDLETALRRLSLRREAENIFRDRQRERRISECRESDISETSTPDESDSIMSTGSHLSFLSRGSSFSRPYIPEKLQIVKPMEGSMTLHQWQRLATPNLAGVLESQDGVHIKGYRHIEQDFTEEYHLSDVEEDDGCACLELDTRPNLSKSDAAAMIESNDHDDSTSVLSLTRSLSFTSFLAENLCVVIQPTSGSLSTNTTYTYTQCGILHPSDDNTSVSSRYLKTSGWDLLILGLCQACAISSSSGRPVPSVSMLRSQPPAVGTLRRTSISNSCSNLREATSTFSTNTGLAKLLKERGIQAMKPVKRKPERLNVDLKVSTQTTPSASASSLPRQKLHIDLDLNLPSNASINLKVGAPKPPPTPPNSPTKSAPILGTGGINSATFASKLARAMMMTSPNGNSSTDNSKYDIVNKVKEMDIGSMISTCAITTTTTTTSSLPSGPLPSTVMLGTGYRVSSIASPGPMSALSGNFKIPPSPKAQHHGSVRKNASF from the exons CCCTATGCTCGGATCGTGTGGCCCAGATGACGAAGACGTACAATGACATAGAGGCTGTCACACGACTTCTTGAAGAA AAAGAGCGGGACCTTGAGCTTGCTGCTAAGATTGGCCAATCACTGCTGGAGAGGAATCGACTCCTGAGCCAGAAAAATGATTACCTTGAGGAACAACTGCAGATTGTGTCAGAACGG AACAACCAGCTCCAACATGAGCTCCAGCTGAAGGAAGATCTGCTGCAGATCTACACCCAGGAGGAGTCTCTCAGCGAGACAGACTCCAGCTGCACCTCACCTGCCAC TGGACTCATCCATATTGATGTCCTTCAGAGGAAGATCAAGACTTTAGAGGAAGAGAATTTTCAGATAATTTGTGAG GATCTATTCTCAGTGCAGAAGGCTGTGAAAGAGTCTACCCTAGACGCCCTATGGGCCATGAAAACA GCTGCAAAGTTGAAGACAGAGACTGTGGACTATGAAGAACAAGAGGCCAAACTGGTTTCCGACTGTGTCAAGGAGCTAAGTACGTTTCAGGACGAACTAA AGGAAGCCAACACTCAAATCAAACAGCTGACTGAAGAGTTGGTGAGGAAGAATGAAGACAATGCGAGGTTTCAGGAGGAATCCACCAGCTACCTGGCACAGACCATCGACCTTAACAAGAAGCTCAAGAAG TCTGCTCTTGAGAATGAAGAACTCCAACAACATCTTCGAGTTGCCAAAGAAACACAGCAAGAACTTACAGAAGAG CTCCGTGACCTTGAGGAGAAGTACCAGGAGGTCATGGGGATGTTGCATGAGGCACAG GCGGAGGCAAAGACGATGCGGAAAAAGACCCAACCCAGCTCCTCTACCAAGAGGCCATACGGCAGCACTCTCCCCGGCATGTTTcctctg GACTCCCTGGCTTCAGAGATAGAACACACTATGAGACAACAAATAGGAGATGGCTTTGAAGGTCCCTCACCAAAAGACCAAAG AACCAACACCAAGAGAGTGATGGACACAGTCCGCTACATCAGGAGAAAGCCGCCCCCTGGGAAACCTATCCCAGGATCcaacaccaccaccaccatgaCCAGTATGAGCAACAGTCCGCTCTGCACCAACACCATCGGCTCAGGCAGTTCTTACACCAGCAGCCCGCCTAGTGAGAACTACGGTGCTGATGACGACGAAAACAGTAACGTTACTGGAAC GGATACCACTTCTAGTAAATCAAGCAACCTGGGGCGACCAGGCATCCCTGGATCCAACGACCTTGAAACGGCCTTGAGGAGACTCAGCTTGCGGCGAGAGGCGGAGAACATCTTCCGAGATCGACAGCGGGAGAGGCGGATATCAGAATGTAGAGAGTCGGACATTTCAGAAACGTCCACGCCTGATGAGAGCGATAGCATCATGTCGACGGGCAGCCATTTGTCGTTTCTTTCGCGTGGGTCGTCGTTCTCGCGCCCGTACATTCCAGAGAAACTGCAGATAGTGAAACCTATGGAGG GTTCCATGACCCTGCACCAGTGGCAGAGACTGGCGACCCCTAACCTTGCGGGGGTCCTGGAGTCGCAGGACGGCGTGCACATTAAGGGGTACCGCCACATCGAACAGGACTTCACCGAGGAGTACCATCTCAGCGATGTAGAGGAGGACGATGGAT GTGCTTGTCTGGAGCTCGACACTAGACCAAATTTGTCCAAAAGTGACGCAGCAGCCATGATAGAAAGTAACGATCACGATGACAGCACGAGTGTCCTTAGTTTGACACGATCTCTCAGTTTTACGTCCTTCCTTGCCGAGAATTTGTGTG TTGTGATCCAGCCGACGTCGGGCTCCCTGTCTACGAACACGACCTACACCTACACGCAGTGCGGCATCCTGCACCCGTCAGACGACAATACAAGTGTCAGCTCAAG GTATTTAAAGACCTCAGGTTGGGATCTGTTAATACTTGGCCTGTGCCAAGCCTGTGCCATAAG CTCTAGCTCAGGAAGACCAGTGCCATCCGTCAGCATGTTGCGTAGCCAGCCCCCCGCGGTCGGCACCCTCCGTCGTACCTCCATCTCCAACTCCTGCTCCAACCTGCGGGAGGCCACCAGCACCTTCAGCACTAACACTGGACTTGCCAAGCTTCTCAAGGAACGCGGGATCCAGGCCATGAAACCTGTCAAACGAAAACCCGAGAGACTAAACGTGGACTTGAAAGTTTCGACGCAGACCACGCCGTCTGCTTCTGCATCGTCGTTGCCCAGGCAAAAGCTGCATATTGATTTGGATCTGAATTTGCCCTCCAATGCCAGCATTAACCTGAAAGTTGGAGCACCCAAACCGCCCCCGACTCCTCCCAACTCGCCCACAAAATCGGCCCCGATCCTGGGAACCGGCGGAATCAACTCTGCGACATTCGCAAGCAAGCTAGCACGAGCCAtgatgatgacgtcacccaACGGAAACAGCAGCACGGACAACTCCAAATACGACATCGTCAATAAGGTAAAAGAAATGGACATTGGCAGTATGATATCGACATGCGCCATCACGACAACCACCACCACCACGTCGTCACTTCCGAGCGGGCCGTTACCGAGTACAGTGATGTTAGGAACGGGGTACAGAGTGAGCTCTATCGCATCTCCTGGCCCAATGTCAGCGCTAAGCGGGAATTTCAAGATCCCACCGTCCCCAAAAGCACAACATCACGGATCAGTGAGAAAGAATGCCTCATTCTGA
- the LOC118405561 gene encoding trafficking kinesin-binding protein 1-like isoform X3 has protein sequence MQDLEIEEWPFEVETVGKKRVYTLEDIVEWPFEDLCNSPDLPEVEIISLIQEEIPRYKLRADTVFGYENKDWLESPALPPDTPVDLSPEQAEETLKYFALCSDRVAQMTKTYNDIEAVTRLLEEKERDLELAAKIGQSLLERNRLLSQKNDYLEEQLQIVSERNNQLQHELQLKEDLLQIYTQEESLSETDSSCTSPATGLIHIDVLQRKIKTLEEENFQIICEDLFSVQKAVKESTLDALWAMKTAAKLKTETVDYEEQEAKLVSDCVKELKEANTQIKQLTEELVRKNEDNARFQEESTSYLAQTIDLNKKLKKSALENEELQQHLRVAKETQQELTEELRDLEEKYQEVMGMLHEAQAEAKTMRKKTQPSSSTKRPYGSTLPGMFPLDSLASEIEHTMRQQIGDGFEGPSPKDQRTNTKRVMDTVRYIRRKPPPGKPIPGSNTTTTMTSMSNSPLCTNTIGSGSSYTSSPPSENYGADDDENSNVTGTDTTSSKSSNLGRPGIPGSNDLETALRRLSLRREAENIFRDRQRERRISECRESDISETSTPDESDSIMSTGSHLSFLSRGSSFSRPYIPEKLQIVKPMEGSMTLHQWQRLATPNLAGVLESQDGVHIKGYRHIEQDFTEEYHLSDVEEDDGCACLELDTRPNLSKSDAAAMIESNDHDDSTSVLSLTRSLSFTSFLAENLCVVIQPTSGSLSTNTTYTYTQCGILHPSDDNTSVSSRRCRKCSCCERWVRAPCIPGYLKTSGWDLLILGLCQACAISSSSGRPVPSVSMLRSQPPAVGTLRRTSISNSCSNLREATSTFSTNTGLAKLLKERGIQAMKPVKRKPERLNVDLKVSTQTTPSASASSLPRQKLHIDLDLNLPSNASINLKVGAPKPPPTPPNSPTKSAPILGTGGINSATFASKLARAMMMTSPNGNSSTDNSKYDIVNKVKEMDIGSMISTCAITTTTTTTSSLPSGPLPSTVMLGTGYRVSSIASPGPMSALSGNFKIPPSPKAQHHGSVRKNASF, from the exons CCCTATGCTCGGATCGTGTGGCCCAGATGACGAAGACGTACAATGACATAGAGGCTGTCACACGACTTCTTGAAGAA AAAGAGCGGGACCTTGAGCTTGCTGCTAAGATTGGCCAATCACTGCTGGAGAGGAATCGACTCCTGAGCCAGAAAAATGATTACCTTGAGGAACAACTGCAGATTGTGTCAGAACGG AACAACCAGCTCCAACATGAGCTCCAGCTGAAGGAAGATCTGCTGCAGATCTACACCCAGGAGGAGTCTCTCAGCGAGACAGACTCCAGCTGCACCTCACCTGCCAC TGGACTCATCCATATTGATGTCCTTCAGAGGAAGATCAAGACTTTAGAGGAAGAGAATTTTCAGATAATTTGTGAG GATCTATTCTCAGTGCAGAAGGCTGTGAAAGAGTCTACCCTAGACGCCCTATGGGCCATGAAAACA GCTGCAAAGTTGAAGACAGAGACTGTGGACTATGAAGAACAAGAGGCCAAACTGGTTTCCGACTGTGTCAAGGAGCTAA AGGAAGCCAACACTCAAATCAAACAGCTGACTGAAGAGTTGGTGAGGAAGAATGAAGACAATGCGAGGTTTCAGGAGGAATCCACCAGCTACCTGGCACAGACCATCGACCTTAACAAGAAGCTCAAGAAG TCTGCTCTTGAGAATGAAGAACTCCAACAACATCTTCGAGTTGCCAAAGAAACACAGCAAGAACTTACAGAAGAG CTCCGTGACCTTGAGGAGAAGTACCAGGAGGTCATGGGGATGTTGCATGAGGCACAG GCGGAGGCAAAGACGATGCGGAAAAAGACCCAACCCAGCTCCTCTACCAAGAGGCCATACGGCAGCACTCTCCCCGGCATGTTTcctctg GACTCCCTGGCTTCAGAGATAGAACACACTATGAGACAACAAATAGGAGATGGCTTTGAAGGTCCCTCACCAAAAGACCAAAG AACCAACACCAAGAGAGTGATGGACACAGTCCGCTACATCAGGAGAAAGCCGCCCCCTGGGAAACCTATCCCAGGATCcaacaccaccaccaccatgaCCAGTATGAGCAACAGTCCGCTCTGCACCAACACCATCGGCTCAGGCAGTTCTTACACCAGCAGCCCGCCTAGTGAGAACTACGGTGCTGATGACGACGAAAACAGTAACGTTACTGGAAC GGATACCACTTCTAGTAAATCAAGCAACCTGGGGCGACCAGGCATCCCTGGATCCAACGACCTTGAAACGGCCTTGAGGAGACTCAGCTTGCGGCGAGAGGCGGAGAACATCTTCCGAGATCGACAGCGGGAGAGGCGGATATCAGAATGTAGAGAGTCGGACATTTCAGAAACGTCCACGCCTGATGAGAGCGATAGCATCATGTCGACGGGCAGCCATTTGTCGTTTCTTTCGCGTGGGTCGTCGTTCTCGCGCCCGTACATTCCAGAGAAACTGCAGATAGTGAAACCTATGGAGG GTTCCATGACCCTGCACCAGTGGCAGAGACTGGCGACCCCTAACCTTGCGGGGGTCCTGGAGTCGCAGGACGGCGTGCACATTAAGGGGTACCGCCACATCGAACAGGACTTCACCGAGGAGTACCATCTCAGCGATGTAGAGGAGGACGATGGAT GTGCTTGTCTGGAGCTCGACACTAGACCAAATTTGTCCAAAAGTGACGCAGCAGCCATGATAGAAAGTAACGATCACGATGACAGCACGAGTGTCCTTAGTTTGACACGATCTCTCAGTTTTACGTCCTTCCTTGCCGAGAATTTGTGTG TTGTGATCCAGCCGACGTCGGGCTCCCTGTCTACGAACACGACCTACACCTACACGCAGTGCGGCATCCTGCACCCGTCAGACGACAATACAAGTGTCAGCTCAAG GAGGTGTAGAAAGTGTTCTTGTTGTGAGAGATG GGTTAGAGCTCCATGTATACCAGG GTATTTAAAGACCTCAGGTTGGGATCTGTTAATACTTGGCCTGTGCCAAGCCTGTGCCATAAG CTCTAGCTCAGGAAGACCAGTGCCATCCGTCAGCATGTTGCGTAGCCAGCCCCCCGCGGTCGGCACCCTCCGTCGTACCTCCATCTCCAACTCCTGCTCCAACCTGCGGGAGGCCACCAGCACCTTCAGCACTAACACTGGACTTGCCAAGCTTCTCAAGGAACGCGGGATCCAGGCCATGAAACCTGTCAAACGAAAACCCGAGAGACTAAACGTGGACTTGAAAGTTTCGACGCAGACCACGCCGTCTGCTTCTGCATCGTCGTTGCCCAGGCAAAAGCTGCATATTGATTTGGATCTGAATTTGCCCTCCAATGCCAGCATTAACCTGAAAGTTGGAGCACCCAAACCGCCCCCGACTCCTCCCAACTCGCCCACAAAATCGGCCCCGATCCTGGGAACCGGCGGAATCAACTCTGCGACATTCGCAAGCAAGCTAGCACGAGCCAtgatgatgacgtcacccaACGGAAACAGCAGCACGGACAACTCCAAATACGACATCGTCAATAAGGTAAAAGAAATGGACATTGGCAGTATGATATCGACATGCGCCATCACGACAACCACCACCACCACGTCGTCACTTCCGAGCGGGCCGTTACCGAGTACAGTGATGTTAGGAACGGGGTACAGAGTGAGCTCTATCGCATCTCCTGGCCCAATGTCAGCGCTAAGCGGGAATTTCAAGATCCCACCGTCCCCAAAAGCACAACATCACGGATCAGTGAGAAAGAATGCCTCATTCTGA